One Streptomyces lincolnensis genomic region harbors:
- a CDS encoding molybdopterin oxidoreductase family protein, with the protein MSRTALRICPLCEATCGLTLTIEGSRVTGARGDRDDVFSKGFICPKGASFGAVDGDPDRLRAPLLRKDGELREVSWEEAFDAVAAGIRPVVERYGANSVGVVLGNPNVHTMAGALYPPVLLAGLGTRSVFTASTVDQMPKHVSSGLLYGDANAIPVPDLDRTDHLLLIGANPLESNGSLCTAPDFPGRLKALKARGGTLTVIDPRRTRTARLADRHIAIRPGTDALLLAAMAQVLFAEDLVDLGALAPHVQGLDELGSAVREFTPEAVTDACDVDAGTIRVLARELAAAPTAAVYGRIGSCTVPHGTLASWLVDILAVLTGNLDRPGGSLFPQAATDRTPRPAGPSHGFSLGRWHSRVSGHPEAKGELPLSALAEEIDTATREGEPIRALIVVGANPVLSAPDGNRLDKALGSLGFMVSVDPYLNETSRHAHVVLPPPPPAQSPHHDFAFNTLAIRNQVRYTRPAVPLEPGRTAETEILARLVLAATGMHGADPSAVDDLVIGQSLGKAVKEPHSPVHGRDPHELAAQLTGISGPERRLDMMLRLGPYGDGFGVRPDGLSLDRLLAHPHGIDLGPLASRLPQPLKTRSGKVELLPGPIADDLPRLREAMTRRPDGLVLVGRRHLRSNNSWMHNVPALTGGSNRCTLQIHPEDAERLGVRDGAPVRVKGAGGEVTAPAEVTDGVRPGVVSLPHGWGHDRPGTRLRHAAADPGVNVNQLLDGSLLDPLSGNAVLNGVPVAVAPVTPSVTEKLTALT; encoded by the coding sequence GTGTCCCGTACCGCCCTACGCATCTGCCCGCTGTGCGAGGCCACCTGCGGACTGACGCTCACCATCGAGGGGAGCCGGGTCACCGGGGCCCGCGGGGACCGTGACGACGTGTTCAGCAAGGGGTTCATCTGCCCGAAGGGGGCCTCCTTCGGGGCCGTCGACGGGGATCCCGACCGGCTGCGCGCCCCGCTGCTGCGCAAGGACGGCGAGCTGCGGGAGGTGAGCTGGGAGGAGGCGTTCGACGCGGTCGCCGCCGGGATCCGGCCCGTGGTGGAGCGGTACGGGGCGAACTCCGTGGGGGTCGTCCTCGGCAACCCCAATGTGCACACCATGGCCGGCGCCCTCTACCCGCCGGTCCTGCTCGCCGGGCTCGGCACCCGCAGCGTCTTCACCGCCTCGACGGTCGACCAGATGCCCAAGCACGTCTCCAGCGGGCTGCTGTACGGCGACGCCAACGCGATCCCGGTGCCGGACCTGGACCGCACCGACCATCTGCTGCTCATCGGGGCCAACCCCCTGGAGTCCAACGGGAGTCTGTGCACCGCGCCCGACTTCCCGGGCAGGCTCAAGGCGCTCAAGGCCCGCGGCGGCACCCTCACCGTGATCGACCCCCGCCGCACCCGCACGGCCCGGCTCGCCGACCGGCACATCGCGATCCGGCCGGGCACCGACGCGCTGCTGCTCGCGGCGATGGCCCAGGTGCTGTTCGCGGAAGACCTCGTGGATCTCGGCGCGTTGGCACCGCACGTGCAGGGACTCGACGAACTCGGCTCGGCGGTCAGGGAGTTCACGCCCGAGGCGGTGACCGACGCCTGTGACGTGGACGCCGGGACGATCCGGGTCCTCGCCCGCGAGCTCGCCGCCGCTCCCACCGCCGCCGTGTACGGCCGGATCGGCAGCTGCACCGTGCCGCACGGGACCCTCGCGAGCTGGCTCGTCGACATCCTCGCCGTCCTCACCGGCAACCTCGACCGGCCCGGCGGCTCCCTCTTCCCGCAGGCGGCCACCGACCGGACGCCCCGGCCCGCGGGGCCCAGCCATGGCTTCAGCCTCGGGCGATGGCACTCCCGGGTGAGCGGACACCCCGAGGCGAAGGGGGAGTTGCCGCTCTCCGCGCTCGCCGAGGAGATCGACACCGCGACCCGGGAGGGCGAGCCGATCCGCGCCCTGATCGTCGTCGGCGCCAACCCGGTGCTCTCCGCCCCCGACGGGAACCGGCTCGACAAGGCCCTCGGCTCGCTCGGCTTCATGGTCAGCGTCGATCCCTACCTCAACGAGACCTCGCGCCACGCCCACGTCGTACTGCCCCCGCCGCCGCCCGCGCAGAGCCCGCACCACGACTTCGCGTTCAACACCCTCGCCATCCGCAACCAGGTCCGCTACACCCGCCCCGCGGTGCCGCTGGAGCCGGGCCGGACGGCCGAGACCGAGATCCTGGCCCGGCTGGTCCTGGCCGCGACCGGCATGCACGGCGCCGACCCGTCCGCCGTGGACGACCTGGTCATCGGCCAGAGCCTCGGCAAGGCCGTCAAGGAACCGCACTCCCCGGTCCACGGCCGCGACCCGCACGAACTCGCCGCACAGCTCACCGGCATCAGCGGTCCCGAGCGGCGGCTCGACATGATGCTGCGCCTGGGCCCCTACGGCGACGGTTTCGGCGTACGACCGGACGGGCTGAGCCTGGACAGGCTGCTCGCGCATCCCCACGGCATCGACCTCGGGCCGCTCGCGTCCCGTCTCCCGCAGCCGCTGAAGACGCGCAGCGGGAAGGTGGAGCTGCTGCCGGGGCCGATCGCGGACGACCTGCCCAGGCTCCGGGAGGCGATGACCCGGCGCCCCGACGGACTCGTCCTGGTGGGCCGCCGCCATCTGCGCTCCAACAACAGCTGGATGCACAACGTGCCCGCCCTGACCGGCGGCAGCAACCGCTGCACCCTCCAGATCCACCCCGAGGACGCCGAGCGGCTCGGAGTCCGGGACGGGGCGCCGGTCCGCGTCAAGGGAGCCGGGGGAGAGGTGACCGCCCCCGCGGAGGTCACCGACGGGGTGCGCCCGGGCGTGGTCAGCCTGCCGCACGGCTGGGGCCACGACCGGCCGGGCACCCGCCTGCGCCACGCCGCCGCCGACCCCGGCGTCAACGTCAACCAGCTCCTCGACGGCAGCCTGCTCGACCCGCTCTCGGGCAACGCGGTCCTCAACGGAGTGCCCGTCGCGGTGGCCCCCGTGACGCCCTCCGTGACCGAAAAGCTCACCGCTCTGACCTGA
- a CDS encoding ABC transporter ATP-binding protein, with protein MTRAISLHDVSKTYTRGVRVVDRLSMDIEPGEFLVLLGPSGCGKSTVLRMIAGLEDITEGQLLLDGEYANDLVPAARHMAMVFQNFALYPNMTSRGNIGFPLRIEAPGEDPGPRVDATARMLGIQDLLDRFPAQLSGGERQRVAMGRAIARHPSAFLMDEPLSNLDAKLRNHLRAEIAALTRQLGVTTVYVTHDQAEAMSLGDRVAVLRGGVLQQLGTPRSVYALPRNIFVAAFIGTPRINLLRGLVRAPLDGAMTVSLGKQSLRLPEPLCLDHQLLRVQQGREVIVGLRSEAIRLAKPASARPGEVAISGLVEHVEFQGHEILVHFNTGSRPAVVPDLEAPRPAARPSRRRRRDGGSVLGRFRERAGALRAGPPVMLDEPEDAEPEPDPSDTRLPGDLVVRTTPDIDLRRGMQVPLLVDIAHLFVFDQHGERICPAPTRLPDLEG; from the coding sequence ATGACACGCGCCATCTCTCTGCACGACGTGAGCAAGACCTACACGCGGGGCGTCCGCGTGGTGGACCGGCTGTCGATGGACATCGAGCCCGGCGAGTTCCTCGTCCTGCTCGGCCCCTCCGGCTGCGGCAAGTCCACCGTGCTCAGAATGATCGCCGGTCTGGAGGACATCACCGAGGGGCAGCTGCTGCTGGACGGGGAGTACGCCAACGACCTGGTCCCGGCCGCACGGCACATGGCGATGGTGTTCCAGAACTTCGCGCTGTACCCGAACATGACCAGCCGCGGCAACATCGGCTTCCCGCTCCGCATCGAGGCCCCCGGCGAGGATCCGGGCCCCCGCGTGGACGCCACCGCCCGCATGCTGGGCATCCAGGACCTCCTCGACCGCTTCCCCGCGCAGCTCTCCGGCGGCGAACGCCAGCGCGTGGCCATGGGCCGGGCCATCGCCCGCCACCCGTCCGCCTTCCTGATGGACGAACCGCTCTCCAACCTCGACGCCAAGCTCCGCAACCACTTACGCGCCGAGATCGCCGCGCTGACCCGGCAGCTGGGTGTCACCACGGTCTACGTCACCCACGACCAGGCCGAGGCCATGTCGCTCGGCGACCGGGTCGCCGTCCTGCGCGGCGGGGTGCTCCAGCAACTGGGCACCCCGCGCTCGGTCTACGCCCTGCCCCGCAACATCTTCGTCGCCGCCTTCATCGGCACTCCGCGCATCAACCTCCTGCGCGGCCTGGTCCGGGCCCCGCTCGACGGGGCGATGACCGTCAGCCTCGGCAAGCAGTCCTTACGGCTGCCCGAACCGCTGTGCCTGGACCACCAGTTGCTCCGTGTCCAGCAGGGCCGCGAGGTCATCGTGGGCCTGCGCTCGGAGGCGATCCGCCTGGCCAAGCCGGCCTCGGCCCGCCCCGGCGAGGTGGCGATCAGCGGTCTGGTGGAGCACGTGGAGTTCCAGGGCCACGAGATCCTGGTCCACTTCAACACCGGGTCCCGGCCCGCCGTCGTACCGGACCTGGAGGCCCCGCGCCCGGCCGCCCGTCCGTCCAGGCGCCGCCGTCGGGACGGCGGATCCGTCCTGGGGCGGTTCCGGGAGCGGGCCGGAGCCCTGCGCGCCGGACCGCCGGTGATGCTGGACGAGCCGGAGGACGCGGAACCCGAACCGGATCCGTCGGACACCCGTCTGCCCGGCGACCTGGTCGTCCGCACCACCCCCGACATCGACCTCCGCCGTGGCATGCAGGTCCCCCTCCTCGTGGACATCGCCCACCTGTTCGTCTTCGACCAGCACGGCGAACGCATCTGCCCGGCGCCCACCCGGCTGCCCGACCTGGAGGGGTGA
- a CDS encoding aldehyde dehydrogenase family protein — protein MKAHDGMYIDGGWRPAAGADTIEVVNPVDEQILGRVPAGTAEDVDAAVRAARAALPGWAATAPADRAARLGALRDVLSARAEEIAETVTAELGSPLKFSQAVHAAVPIAVAGSYAELAAAYAFEEKVGNSTVHHEPVGVVGAITPWNYPLHQIVAKVAPALAAGCTVVLKPAEDTPLVAQLFAEAVHEAGLPAGVFNLVTGLGPVAGQALAEHPDVDLVSFTGSTAVGRKIAAVAGAAIKKVALELGGKSANVILPSADLAKAVNVGVANVMSNSGQTCSAWTRMLVHTSQYEEALGLAAAAAAKYGDRIGPVVNAKQRERVRSYIEKGLAEGARLIAGGPEAPRERGYFVSPTVFADVTPDMTIAQEEIFGPVLSVLAYTDEEDALRIANGTVYGLAGAVWAGDEAEAVAFARRMETGQVDINGGRFNPRAPFGGYKQSGVGRELGVHGLAEYLQTKSLQF, from the coding sequence ATGAAGGCACACGACGGCATGTACATCGACGGCGGATGGCGCCCCGCCGCCGGCGCGGACACCATCGAGGTCGTGAACCCGGTCGACGAGCAGATCCTCGGCCGGGTCCCGGCCGGTACCGCCGAGGACGTCGACGCCGCCGTGCGCGCCGCCCGTGCCGCCCTCCCGGGCTGGGCCGCGACCGCCCCCGCCGACCGGGCCGCGCGCCTGGGCGCCCTCCGGGACGTCCTGTCGGCCCGCGCCGAGGAGATCGCCGAGACGGTCACCGCCGAACTCGGCTCGCCGCTGAAGTTCTCGCAGGCCGTCCACGCGGCCGTGCCCATCGCCGTCGCGGGTTCGTACGCCGAGCTGGCGGCGGCGTACGCCTTCGAGGAGAAGGTCGGCAACTCGACCGTCCACCACGAGCCGGTCGGTGTGGTCGGCGCGATCACGCCCTGGAACTACCCGCTCCACCAGATCGTCGCCAAGGTGGCCCCCGCGCTGGCCGCGGGCTGCACGGTGGTCCTCAAGCCCGCCGAGGACACCCCGCTCGTCGCCCAGCTCTTCGCCGAGGCGGTCCACGAGGCCGGGCTCCCGGCGGGCGTCTTCAACCTCGTCACGGGTCTCGGCCCGGTCGCCGGACAGGCCCTCGCCGAGCATCCGGACGTCGACCTGGTCTCCTTCACCGGCTCCACGGCCGTCGGCCGGAAGATCGCCGCCGTGGCGGGTGCGGCGATCAAGAAGGTCGCCCTGGAACTGGGCGGCAAGTCCGCCAACGTGATCCTGCCGAGCGCCGACCTCGCCAAGGCCGTCAACGTCGGCGTCGCCAACGTGATGTCCAACTCCGGGCAGACGTGCAGCGCCTGGACCCGCATGCTGGTCCACACGTCGCAATACGAGGAGGCGCTCGGCCTCGCCGCGGCCGCCGCCGCGAAGTACGGCGACCGCATCGGCCCCGTCGTCAACGCCAAGCAGCGGGAACGGGTGCGGAGTTACATCGAGAAGGGGCTCGCCGAAGGCGCCCGGCTGATCGCGGGCGGACCCGAAGCACCGCGCGAGCGGGGCTACTTCGTCAGCCCGACCGTCTTCGCCGACGTCACCCCCGACATGACCATCGCCCAGGAGGAGATCTTCGGCCCGGTCCTGTCCGTCCTCGCCTACACCGACGAGGAGGACGCCCTGCGCATCGCCAACGGCACGGTCTACGGCCTCGCCGGCGCCGTCTGGGCCGGCGACGAGGCCGAGGCGGTGGCCTTCGCGCGCCGCATGGAGACCGGACAGGTCGACATCAACGGCGGCCGCTTCAACCCCCGTGCCCCGTTCGGCGGTTACAAGCAGTCGGGCGTGGGCCGCGAACTCGGCGTCCACGGCCTCGCCGAGTACCTCCAGACCAAGTCCCTCCAGTTCTGA
- a CDS encoding CitMHS family transporter, protein MLTILGFAMIATFLVLIMMKKMSPIAALVLIPALFCVFVGKGAKLGDYVIEGVTSLAPTAAMLMFAIVYFGVMIDVGLFDPIVRGILKFAKADPMRIVVGTAILAAIVSLDGDGSTTFMITVSAMYPLYKRLKMSLVVMTGVAAMANGVMNTLPWGGPTARAATALKVDASDIFVPMIPALAVGLLGVFILSYVLGMRERKRLGVLTLSEVLVDEKVEETETVLVGAGSGASGTGKGKGAVATGGSGSGTDAEDDEAGDAQRFQVLDPNRSTLRPKLYWFNALLTVTLLTCMIMEWLPIPVLFLLGAALALTVNFPHIPDQKARLAAHADNVLNVSGMVFAAAVFTGVLQGTGMVDHMARWMVDVIPEGMGPHMALVTGILSLPLTYFMSNDGFYFGVLPVLAEAGAAHGVTPLEMARASLVGQPLHMSSPLVPAVYVLVGMAKVEFGDHTKFVVKWAALTCLIILGAGILFGII, encoded by the coding sequence ATGCTGACCATCCTCGGCTTCGCCATGATCGCGACCTTCCTGGTCCTGATCATGATGAAGAAGATGTCGCCGATCGCGGCGCTCGTGCTGATCCCGGCACTGTTCTGCGTCTTCGTAGGGAAGGGCGCCAAGCTCGGTGACTACGTCATCGAAGGCGTCACCAGCCTCGCCCCCACCGCGGCGATGCTCATGTTCGCGATCGTCTACTTCGGTGTGATGATCGATGTCGGTCTCTTCGACCCGATCGTGCGCGGGATCCTGAAGTTCGCGAAGGCCGACCCGATGCGGATCGTCGTCGGCACGGCGATCCTCGCCGCGATCGTCTCGCTGGACGGCGACGGCTCGACCACCTTCATGATCACCGTCTCGGCGATGTACCCGCTGTACAAGCGCCTGAAGATGAGCCTGGTCGTGATGACCGGTGTCGCCGCGATGGCCAACGGCGTGATGAACACCCTGCCCTGGGGCGGCCCGACCGCCCGCGCCGCCACCGCGCTGAAGGTGGACGCCAGCGACATCTTCGTCCCGATGATCCCGGCCCTGGCCGTGGGCCTGCTCGGCGTCTTCATCCTCTCGTACGTGCTCGGCATGCGTGAGCGCAAGCGGCTCGGTGTGCTCACGCTGAGCGAGGTCCTGGTGGACGAGAAGGTCGAGGAGACCGAGACCGTCCTGGTCGGCGCCGGCTCCGGTGCCTCCGGCACGGGCAAGGGCAAGGGCGCGGTGGCCACCGGCGGGTCCGGCTCGGGCACCGACGCCGAGGACGACGAGGCCGGCGACGCACAGCGCTTCCAGGTCCTCGACCCCAACCGGTCCACCCTGCGCCCCAAGCTCTACTGGTTCAACGCGCTGCTCACGGTCACCCTGCTCACCTGCATGATCATGGAGTGGCTGCCGATCCCGGTGCTGTTCCTGCTCGGCGCCGCGCTCGCCCTCACCGTGAACTTCCCGCACATCCCGGACCAGAAGGCCCGCCTGGCCGCCCACGCGGACAACGTCCTCAACGTCTCCGGCATGGTCTTCGCCGCCGCCGTCTTCACCGGCGTCCTCCAGGGCACCGGCATGGTCGACCACATGGCCCGCTGGATGGTGGACGTCATCCCCGAGGGCATGGGCCCGCACATGGCCCTGGTCACCGGCATCCTGAGCCTCCCGCTCACCTACTTCATGTCGAACGACGGCTTCTACTTCGGTGTCCTCCCGGTGCTCGCCGAGGCCGGCGCGGCGCACGGCGTCACGCCGCTGGAGATGGCCCGCGCCTCCCTGGTCGGCCAGCCGCTGCACATGTCGAGCCCGCTCGTCCCGGCCGTCTACGTCCTGGTCGGCATGGCCAAGGTGGAGTTCGGCGACCACACCAAGTTCGTCGTCAAGTGGGCGGCGCTCACATGCCTCATCATCCTCGGGGCAGGAATCCTCTTCGGAATCATCTGA
- a CDS encoding DUF3574 domain-containing protein: MNVHFTRSRAILTAAGLLLAVAAPTAYATLDTAGPPAPPVRGEPYVESRLLFGTARPDGGPAVTDAQFTRFVDREVTPEFPEGLTVQSGRGQWRDAGGVIEKERSYELILLYPVAKAAVNDPKIEEIRRAYEKAFGQEAVGRVDDRARADF; the protein is encoded by the coding sequence ATGAACGTGCACTTCACCCGAAGCCGGGCCATTCTCACCGCCGCCGGCCTCCTGCTGGCCGTCGCCGCACCGACCGCGTACGCCACCCTCGACACCGCCGGGCCGCCCGCCCCGCCGGTGCGCGGAGAGCCGTACGTCGAGAGCCGGCTGCTGTTCGGCACCGCGCGGCCCGACGGCGGTCCGGCCGTCACCGACGCGCAGTTCACGCGCTTCGTCGACCGGGAGGTCACCCCCGAGTTCCCCGAGGGGCTCACCGTGCAGAGCGGGCGCGGGCAGTGGCGGGACGCGGGCGGGGTGATCGAGAAGGAGCGGTCGTACGAGCTGATCCTGCTGTACCCGGTGGCGAAGGCGGCCGTGAACGACCCGAAGATCGAGGAGATCCGCCGGGCCTACGAGAAGGCGTTCGGGCAGGAGGCGGTGGGCCGGGTGGACGACCGGGCCCGGGCCGACTTCTGA
- a CDS encoding MFS transporter, with translation MRPGGNRGWLLRLVIAFSFAQGAVSMARPAVSYRALALGADERAIGVIAGVYALLPLFAAVPLGRRTDHGRCAPLLPAGVVLISGGCALSGIANSLWAMAVWSGVMGLGHLCFVIGAQSLVARQSAPHEQDRNFGHFTIGASLGQLIGPVAAGALIGGSDMARTSAVALLVAGAGAAVAFTSLWRIEHRDTASKSREKQGDRVPVGRILRARGVPGGIFVSLAVLSATDILTAYLPVVGEHRGIAPSVIGLLLSLRAAATIACRLVLTPLLRLLGRSLLLTVTCLLAAVLCAGVALPVPVWALAVMLAVLGFCLGVGQPLSMTTVVQAAPDGARSTALALRLTGNRLGQVAAPATAGLVAGVAGVAAPFVMLGALLLISSGVALRSPERTTKDATRHPGARGTARPAPTQPHPKTPPS, from the coding sequence GTGAGGCCCGGTGGGAACCGCGGCTGGCTGCTCCGCCTCGTCATCGCCTTCAGCTTCGCGCAGGGGGCGGTGTCCATGGCCCGGCCCGCCGTCTCCTACCGGGCCCTCGCGCTGGGCGCGGACGAGCGGGCCATCGGCGTCATCGCGGGGGTCTACGCCCTGCTCCCGCTGTTCGCCGCGGTCCCCCTGGGCCGCCGCACCGACCACGGCCGCTGCGCGCCCCTGCTGCCGGCCGGCGTGGTCCTGATCTCCGGCGGCTGCGCCCTGAGCGGCATCGCGAACTCCCTGTGGGCGATGGCGGTCTGGAGCGGGGTGATGGGCCTCGGCCACCTCTGCTTCGTGATCGGCGCCCAGTCCCTGGTGGCCCGCCAGTCCGCCCCGCACGAACAGGACCGCAACTTCGGCCACTTCACCATCGGCGCCTCGCTCGGCCAGCTGATCGGCCCGGTCGCGGCGGGCGCGCTGATCGGCGGGTCCGACATGGCGCGCACGAGTGCGGTGGCACTGCTCGTCGCGGGTGCGGGCGCGGCGGTCGCGTTCACGTCGTTGTGGCGCATAGAGCACCGCGACACGGCGTCCAAGTCCCGCGAGAAGCAGGGCGACCGGGTCCCCGTCGGGCGCATCCTGCGGGCGCGGGGCGTGCCCGGGGGCATCTTCGTCAGCCTCGCGGTGCTCTCCGCGACCGACATCCTCACCGCCTACCTTCCCGTGGTCGGCGAACACCGGGGCATCGCCCCCTCCGTGATCGGCCTCCTGCTCAGCCTGCGCGCCGCGGCCACGATCGCCTGCCGCCTGGTGCTGACACCCCTGCTGCGCCTGCTGGGCCGCTCCCTGCTCCTGACGGTCACCTGTCTGCTGGCGGCCGTGCTGTGCGCGGGGGTCGCCCTGCCGGTGCCGGTGTGGGCGCTCGCCGTGATGCTCGCGGTCCTCGGCTTCTGCCTCGGCGTGGGCCAGCCCCTGTCCATGACCACGGTCGTCCAGGCCGCCCCCGACGGCGCCCGCTCCACAGCCCTCGCCCTCCGCCTCACCGGCAACCGCCTCGGCCAGGTCGCCGCCCCCGCCACGGCGGGCCTGGTCGCCGGGGTCGCGGGCGTGGCGGCACCGTTCGTGATGCTGGGCGCCCTGCTGCTGATCTCTTCGGGGGTGGCGCTGCGTTCACCTGAACGAACCACCAAGGACGCGACGCGCCACCCAGGGGCGCGAGGAACTGCGCGACCAGCCCCCACGCAGCCGCACCCGAAGACACCGCCGAGCTGA